A region of Bicyclus anynana chromosome 17, ilBicAnyn1.1, whole genome shotgun sequence DNA encodes the following proteins:
- the LOC112056032 gene encoding WD repeat-containing protein 61, with translation MSITTLYYLQLKKENAHDDAIWCCSWSQISHEKNKEVSDNAENIENSQDSNHSQEPPENYIITAGLDDIIKVWQLENGKLEVKHQLEGHSLGVISVVVSPDGKTLASSSQDSSLILWDIASGEKIKTMETENIDVWTLDFSPDGKHVISGSNAGKILIFSVESGKEEQTLDTRGKFTLTVAYSPDGKYIASGALDGIINIFDVAQGKLVHTLEGHAMPIRSLCFSPDSQLLLTASDDGHMKLYDVVHANLAGTLSGHASWVLSVAFSPDGKRFVSSSSDRTVRVWDLDSMECQHVFKEHSDQVWGVKFNAESNKIISISEDKSLNIYDCPL, from the exons ATGTCTATAACAACGCTG TATTATTTGCAACTTAAGAAAGAAAATGCTCATGATGATGCGATATGGTGCTGCAGCTGGAGTCAAATAAGTCATGAAAAGAATAAAGAAGTGAGTGACAAtgctgaaaatattgaaaactcaca AGATTCAAATCACTCGCAAGAACCACCAGAGAACTATATTATAACGGCAGGATTGGATGACATAATCAAAGTGTGGCAACTGGAGAATGGAAAGTTAGAAGTCAAACATCAGTTGGAAGGTCACTCTCTTGGTGTTATATCAGTGGTTGTTAGTCCAGATGGAAAAA CCCTAGCCAGCAGTTCCCAAGACTCCTCCCTGATACTGTGGGACATTGCATCAGGAGAGAAAATAAAGACCATGGAGACAGAAAACATTGATGTCTGGACACTGGACTTTTCCCCCGATGGCAAGCATGTCATCTCTGGCAGTAATGCTGGCAAAATACTGATATTCAGTGTAGAGAGTGGCAAAGAGGAACAGACATTGGATACAAGAGGGAAATTTACACTTACTGTAGCTTAT agtCCAGATGGCAAATACATAGCAAGTGGAGCTCTGGATGGTATAATAAACATATTTGACGTAGCCCAAGGGAAGCTCGTACACACTCTAGAAGGCCACGCCATGCCCATAAGAAGTCTGTGCTTCTCACCTGATTCACAGCTTCTGCTCACAGCATCTGATGATGGACATATGAAGCTTTATGATgt TGTACATGCAAATTTGGCTGGAACATTATCTGGACATGCATCTTGGGTGTTATCTGTTGCATTTTCACCTGACGGCAAGAGATTTGTGTCCAGCAGTTCAGACAGAACTGTACGGGTCTGGGACCTGGATAGTATGGAATGTCAACATGTTTTCAAAGAACATAGCGATCAG GTTTGGGGTGTGAAATTTAATGCAGaaagcaataaaattatatcaatatcAGAGGATAAATCACTCAATATATATGACTGCCCATTATAA
- the LOC112056031 gene encoding WD repeat-containing protein 61 isoform X1: protein MTATAVYSLLNKKENAHEDPIYSCVWTRTIDTDDPKKSQDYLVTGGLDNLVKVWILENNRLELLHTLEGHCMAVVSVAVSPDGHIIASSSLDTTLIIWELTSGFKVHEIEMGGTDVWKVAFSPTGTQVVSGSHTGKLTVYDIVKNNIDRILDTRGKFALCVAWSRSGQYIASGSVDGAVHIFNAAQGMLVHTIQAHTQLVRSVHFSPNSKLLLTASNDGFVKVFDVASGSELRKTSFKAWVLSARYSPDGTRVALAVADGTVSIAAASDLNLMKTFQEHNDAVWDLQFNAEGNKLLSVGKDKSLNIYECPLPVKTDNKK, encoded by the exons ATGACAGCTACCGCTGTT TATTCactattgaataaaaaagaaaatgcacaCGAAGACCCAATTTACAGTTGTGTATGGACAAGAACTATTGATACAGATGATCCAAA GAAAAGTCAAGACTACTTAGTAACCGGGGGACTCGATAATCTAGTCAAAGTATGGATCTTAGAAAATAATAGGTTAGAGCTCCTGCATACGTTAGAAGGTCACTGTATGGCTGTGGTGTCAGTAGCTGTGAGCCCTGATGGACATA taatagcttcatcatcattagacaCAACCCTAATAATATGGGAATTAACCAGTGGCTTCAAAGTTCATGAAATAGAAATGGGTGGCACAGATGTATGGAAGGTGGCATTTTCTCCCACTGGCACTCAGGTTGTGTCTGGCAGTCACACTGGTAAACTGACAGTGTATGATATTGTGAAAAACAATATAGACAGGATTTTGGATACTAGAGGAAAGTTTGCATTGTGTGTTGCTtgg AGCAGGAGTGGTCAGTACATAGCAAGTGGGAGCGTGGACGGCGCAGTGCATATATTCAACGCTGCGCAGGGAATGCTTGTGCACACCATACAAGCGCACACACAACTGGTCAGAAGTGTACACTTCTCACCGAACTCCAAGTTGCTTCTCACAGCCTCTAACGACGGTTTCGTCAAAGTGTTTGATGT TGCCAGTGGTAGCGAGCTGCGCAAGACATCGTTCAAGGCGTGGGTGCTGAGCGCGCGCTACTCGCCCGACGGCACGCGCGTGGCGCTGGCGGTCGCTGACGGGACAGTATCAATCGCCGCCGCCAGCGACCTCAATCTGATGAAGACTTTCCAAGAGCACAACGATGCG GTATGGGATCTTCAATTTAATGCTGAAGGTAATAAACTGTTATCTGTGGGTAAAGATAAATCTTTGAATATTTATGAATGTCCACTGCCTGTTAAGactgataataaaaaataa
- the LOC112056031 gene encoding WD repeat-containing protein 61 isoform X2: protein MTATAVYSLLNKKENAHEDPIYSCVWTRTIDTDDPKKSQDYLVTGGLDNLVKVWILENNRLELLHTLEGHCMAVVSVAVSPDGHIIASSSLDTTLIIWELTSGFKVHEIEMGGTDVWKVAFSPTGTQVVSGSHTGKLTVYDIVKNNIDRILDTRGKFALCVAWSRSGQYIASGSVDGAVHIFNAAQGMLVHTIQAHTQLVRSVHFSPNSKLLLTASNDGFVKVFDVASGSELRKTSFKAWVLSARYSPDGSVCVRQRLLMMMTVLMIDKHVLCVSVPVVASCARHRSRRGC from the exons ATGACAGCTACCGCTGTT TATTCactattgaataaaaaagaaaatgcacaCGAAGACCCAATTTACAGTTGTGTATGGACAAGAACTATTGATACAGATGATCCAAA GAAAAGTCAAGACTACTTAGTAACCGGGGGACTCGATAATCTAGTCAAAGTATGGATCTTAGAAAATAATAGGTTAGAGCTCCTGCATACGTTAGAAGGTCACTGTATGGCTGTGGTGTCAGTAGCTGTGAGCCCTGATGGACATA taatagcttcatcatcattagacaCAACCCTAATAATATGGGAATTAACCAGTGGCTTCAAAGTTCATGAAATAGAAATGGGTGGCACAGATGTATGGAAGGTGGCATTTTCTCCCACTGGCACTCAGGTTGTGTCTGGCAGTCACACTGGTAAACTGACAGTGTATGATATTGTGAAAAACAATATAGACAGGATTTTGGATACTAGAGGAAAGTTTGCATTGTGTGTTGCTtgg AGCAGGAGTGGTCAGTACATAGCAAGTGGGAGCGTGGACGGCGCAGTGCATATATTCAACGCTGCGCAGGGAATGCTTGTGCACACCATACAAGCGCACACACAACTGGTCAGAAGTGTACACTTCTCACCGAACTCCAAGTTGCTTCTCACAGCCTCTAACGACGGTTTCGTCAAAGTGTTTGATGT TGCCAGTGGTAGCGAGCTGCGCAAGACATCGTTCAAGGCGTGGGTGCTGAGCGCGCGCTACTCGCCCGACGGGAGCGTCTGTGTCCGCCAGCgactgttgatgatgatgactgtactTATGATAGACAAACATGTGTTGTGTGTGTCAGTGCCAGTGGTAGCGAGCTGCGCAAGACATCGTTCAAGGCGTGGGTGCTGA